GTTCGGCTCGAAGTCGACCGTTTCCTTGTCGATGTCGGCGAGCAGCTCGTGACCGATCTTCGCCATGCGAATTTCGGTGTAACGCATCGCCGCGGCGTTGTCGCCGTCGATCGAGCCGAAGTTGCCCTGCCCGTCGATCAGCATGTAACGCAGCGAGAAGTCCTGCGCCATCCGCACGATCGTGTCGTACACCGCGGTATCGCCGTGAGGGTGATATTTACCGATCACGTCACCGACGATACGCGCCGATTTCTTGTACGCGCGGTTCCAGTCGTTGTTCAGTTCGTGCATCGCGAACAGTACGCGCCGGTGCACGGGCTTCAGGCCATCGCGGACATCCGGAAGGGCACGTCCGACGATCACGCTCATCGCGTAATCGAGATACGAACGGCGCATTTCCTCCTCTAGGGAGGTGGGCAGGGTCTCTTTGGCGAATTGATCCATGTATCCGTATCGTTTCGGAGCGAAGACGGCGAACGCCTTTCGCGTGGGCGCTGCATGCGCAACGCAACGCGAGATTCTAACATGCGCCCATCAGCCGCCAATTCGCGCCCCCCTCTATATGTAAACAGCAAAAATCGCGGTGAAGCCGATGACACCCCGAATCGACCGCGATCGCGCCCCTTCAGGCGGCTGCGGGGTTCCCGCAAATCCATTTCATGCACGCGAGTAAACACTCGCGGCCGTCCACGCAATTTTGCGGACGCACCCTTGACAATCTCTAAAAGTTACGGCAGGCCGGTGTTGCGCATGCACCACAAACGTTGAGGCGATCTTGGGGTGGGGAGGATTTTTTTTCGTAGGAAGGGAACGATATGGCAAAATGCCAACGCACTGAAAGTTAGACGCTGCTCGAAGTCTACACAGAGCGGTGCCGCGTTTTTTGTGCCGCACCAATGTTATACTTCGAGCAATGTATGACTTGTCACCGTCAACAGGCTCGCAGTAAACCTGCGGTAATCTCAATTTCGAGAGGAGAAATATGAATAAACTTTCAAAGCTCGCGTTCATTGCAGCTACCGCAGTTATGGCTGCATCCGCTTCGGCACAATCCGTGCCGGCGTCGCGTCAAGCCGTCAACGACAACTGGGTGAACGGCACGGGCGAATGGGTGTGGATGAACGGCACGAACGAGCTCTGCTGGCGTGACGCATTCTGGACGCCGGCCACCGCCAACGCAAAGTGCGATGGCGCACTGGTCGCCCAGGCACCGCAGCCGCCGGTCGCTCCGGTTGCCCCCGCTCCGGCCATCACGAGCCAGAAGATCACGTACCAGGCCGACGCACTGTTCGACTTCGACAAGGCAACGCTCAAGCCGGCAGGCAAGCAGAAGCTGGACGAGCTGGGCTCGAAGATCCAGGGCATGAACACGGAAGTGGTCGTCGCAACGGGCTACACGGACCGCATCGGTTCGGACAAGTACAACGACCGTCTGTCGCTGCGCCGTGCGCAAGCAGTCAAGTCGTACCTGGTCAGCAAGGGTGTCCCGGCCAACAAGATCTACACGGAAGGCAAGGGCAAGCGCAACCCGGTCACGACGGGCTGCAACCAGAAGAACCGCAAGCAACTGATCTCCTGCCTCGCACCGGACCGCCGCGTGGAAGTGGAAGTGGTCGGTACGCAAGAAGTTCAGAAGACGACCGTTCCGGCACAGTAAGCCGCGGTTTTCGACTGCTTCAAAGCCCCGCTCCGGCGGGGCTTTTTCGTTGACGCCCGCCCAGGCGCTCGCTGGCCTCGTCGTCCGCCCGCTTATATACTCGGGGCTGACGTACCGACGCACCGCCCTCCTTCCGTAGCCCGTTTGCCGACATGACCAACGCCGATCCGCACGAACTCCAGAAATTCAGCGACCTCGCCCATCGGTGGTGGGATCCCAACGCCGAATTCAAGCCTTTGCACGACCTGAACCCGGTCCGGCTCGGCTGGATCGACGCACATGCGCACCTCGCGGGCAAGCGCGCGCTCGATATCGGCTGCGGCGGCGGCATCCTGTCCGAATCGATGGCCGGGCTCGGCGCACAGGTAAAGGGCATCGACCTGTCGACCGAGGCGCTCGGCGTCGCCGACCTGCACAGCCTCGAAAGCGGCATCACGGTCGACTACGAGGCGATCGCCGCCGAAGCGATTGCCGAACGCGAGCCGGGCACCTATGACGTCGTCACGTGCATGGAGATGCTCGAGCACGTGCCGTCGCCGGCAGGCGTGGTCGCCGCGTGCGCGACGCTCGTGAAACCGGGCGGCTGGGTGTTCTTCTCGACGCTGAACCGCAACCTGAAGTCCTACCTGTTCGCGGTGATCGGCGCGGAGTACATCGCGCAGATGCTGCCGAAGGGCACCCACGACTACGCGCGCTTCATCCGCCCTTCCGAGTTGGCCGGGTTCGTGCGCGGGACGGATCTGCACATCGTGGAGATCAAGGGCATCACGTATCACCCGATCGGCAAGCGCTTCGCGCTGTCGAACGACACCGACATCAACTACCTCGTCGCGTGCCGTCGCGGCGCATGACCTTCCAACCGGCATGACGACTCCCCTTCCGACCGACCGGGCCGCGCTCGACGAGCCGCGCCTGCTGCACTGCGATGCCGTGCTGTTCGACCTCGACGGCACGCTTGCCGACACGGCACCCGACCTCGCCGCTGCCGTCAACAAGATGCAGCGCGTGCGCGACCTGCCCGAGACATCGCTCGACGTGCTGCGGCCGCTGGCGTCGGCCGGCGCGCGCGGCCTGCTCGGCGGCGCGTTCGGCATCGACCCGCACACGCCCGGCTACGAAGCGATGCGCGACGAGTTCCTGACCAATTACGCGACGGATCTCTGCGTGCACACGACGCTGTTCCCCGGCATCGGCGACGTGCTCGACGAACTCGATGCGCGCGGCGTGCGCTGGGGCATCGTCACGAACAAGGCGATGCGCCTCACCGCGCCGCTCGTCGAATTGCTCGGCCTCGCGCCGCGTGCAGCCTGCATCGTCGGCGGCGACACGACACCGCACCCGAAGCCGCATCCGGCCCCGCTGCTGCATGCGGCCGAGCGGCTGACGCTCGCCCCCGAGCGCATCGTCTATGTCGGCGACGATCTTCGCGACATCCAGGCGGGCAGCGCAGCCGGCATGGCGACCATCGCGGCCGCGTATGGCTACTGCGGCGACGGTGCCGCGCCGGCTGACTGGCAGGCACAACATCTCGTCGGCACGACGCAGCAACTGCGCGAACTGCTGCGCGATGTTGGGCTATAATGGTTGATCTTATCCGCGGGGGCGACCTGGTTTCGACAGGGGTTGTGAAGCGGCTAGGGCATGTCGAGGACCCGTCACCTCGTTAATCAATGGGAAAATCGTAACTGCAAACGACGATACGTTCGCACTGGCAGCCTAACGGCCGCCGTCCTCTGCCTAGTTCACTGACGGGCTAGTGTCGCAAGACCGGTAGCAATACCGCCAGAGGTCATTTACGTCAGTTAAGCCCTGTCGGCGTCGCGACGCCAGGGTCGAAAACCTAGCGAATCGCCGTAGTGCAGCGTGTTCGTCCGCGTCGCTGCGGTTAAATCAAATGACTGAACTAAACATGTAGAACTAGTCGTGGAGCGCTTCTGGACGCGGGTTCGATTCCCGCCGCCTCCACCAAATTCCGCGCTTGACGCACGAACCCCGCATGACGCGAGTCTGCGGGGTTTTTTGCTGCCGCTGAAACCATGCGCCCCCCGCCTTCCGAAAAAGCGCCCGGCCCCGGACGGGACGGGCGGAATGCCGCCGGTGTTCCGGCGGCAGGAGGTGAAGGATGTTCGGTGTGGCCCGCGCGGTTGTCGACCGCGCCGAGCTGCACCCCGCCCGGCACCGCGTCAGGGAGCGACGTGTCGTCGCACCCGGCACGCGGCCTCATCGGGCAACGCGCAGCTTAGCTGCCGCGATACAGCGACTTCATTTCTTCGGCGCTGGCCGGACGCACGCCGATTGCACGCGAGCCCGATGCCGAGGCGCCCTGCGCCTGTGCGCCGTAGCCGCTGGCGTCGACGCCTTGGGCCTGCGCGAACGCGCTGCGCTGCTGCTCAGCGACACGGGCCGTCGCGGCCTGGATCGATTCCGGATAATGCGGATCTTCGCCGCGGGCGGTGTTGTAACCGGCTTGCTGCAGCTGAACCAGTTCGGCGCGAACCTGTGCGCGGGTGAGTGCCGAGCCGGACTGCGCGAACGACACGACCGGGGCAACGAGAGCGGCAGCAACGACAACGGCTTGAACGAGCGACTTCATGATGACCTACCTCCAGATTTGTCTGATTTCGCGGTGAACACCCGTTCATCGCTGACAAACTGAAGTTTATGTAGGCGCGTGCTTAAGAATAAGGCAGGTTTCTGGAAGACATACTTCCTTGATTGAGGGTTAACCCTAAATCAACGCTCACCTCCTCCGTCGCGGCATGGCAAGGCCACGCGCCACAAAACACGAGCCCCGCGAAGCAGCAAGCTTCGCGGGGCTCGAAGATGACCGCGCGGCCCCGTGCGGTCATCAGTCAGGCGCGTGCCGGTAACGACGCAGCGCACCTGAGCGTGTTTACTGGGTGTCCATCGGGCACTTCAGGTTGCAACCGTTCGGATCACCCAGGTCGCCCTTGCGACGTAACGCCGACTTCTTGCCGCTCTGGAACTTCTGCGACGGCGTCGACGCCGCGAACGGCATCTGCGGATGCTCGTTCAGGCGGAACTGATCGTTCAGGATCCCGCCGGGCACGCCCGGGGAATTCTGCGCAAGCGCGAACGGCGAGACAGCAACTAGAAGCCCCGCGGTCAACGCTGCCGCGGAGAGGGGAACGGAAAGTTTCATGGCGGGATGACACCTGAACGGCGTGCTTGTTGGAACGTTGATCAAACACCGAGCGTAGCGCAAATCCCCTGCTGCTGCAGCGCGGTTCGCTCGCGCTCCCGTTACCGTGCATTGCCGTCCGGTGCGGTCGCGCCGTCGTCGCCGGCCAGCCCCGCCGCGATGCCGGTCAGCGTCCCGCACGCGGCCGGATCGTAGCCGTCGAGATGGGCGACGCGCTCGATGAAGCGCGCGTCACGCAGCAATGCCAGCACGCCGGCGAGCGGCCGCGAGTCGAGTCGCGCGCGTTCGCAGGCGAAGTAATAGTCCTCGTCGACGACCGGGATGAAGTCGAGCCCGAAGTGATGGGCGGCCGGCTCGACGCCAAAACCGAGATCGGCCATCCCGCTCGCGACGAACGCCGCGATCGCCGAGTGCGTAAGCTCGGCCGACGCGTAGCCGTCGATGCGTTCGGGATCGATGCCGATTGCGCGCAACGCGAGATCGAGCAGCATGCGGGTGCCCGATCCCGGCTGCCGGTTGACGAAGCGGATGTCGTTGCGGGCGAGATCGGCGAGCCCGCGCACCTGCTTCGGGTTGCCGCGCGGCACGAACAGCCCCTGCTGGCGACGCGTCAGATGAATCAGCACATGACGCGTATCGTCCAGCCACGGCCGATAAATCTGCGCGCACTGCTCACGGAATGAGCCGCGCGGCAGGTGAAAGCCGGCCAGCTCGCATTCGCCGCGCGCGAGCGCC
This window of the Burkholderia cepacia GG4 genome carries:
- a CDS encoding substrate-binding domain-containing protein, which produces MIRIECDAYLTVRDTEGRTASLSDVAPLLELVADTGSIAQAAQAKGLSYRHAWGLLRALEACVGGELIETARGKGSTLSELGQAVVDAQRLARSRLDGNLRALAAEVASDLNRRLAQRDGAVRIHASHGYAVATLVSALVDAQAAVDIKYRESVEAVQALARGECELAGFHLPRGSFREQCAQIYRPWLDDTRHVLIHLTRRQQGLFVPRGNPKQVRGLADLARNDIRFVNRQPGSGTRMLLDLALRAIGIDPERIDGYASAELTHSAIAAFVASGMADLGFGVEPAAHHFGLDFIPVVDEDYYFACERARLDSRPLAGVLALLRDARFIERVAHLDGYDPAACGTLTGIAAGLAGDDGATAPDGNAR
- the ubiG gene encoding bifunctional 2-polyprenyl-6-hydroxyphenol methylase/3-demethylubiquinol 3-O-methyltransferase UbiG, with amino-acid sequence MTNADPHELQKFSDLAHRWWDPNAEFKPLHDLNPVRLGWIDAHAHLAGKRALDIGCGGGILSESMAGLGAQVKGIDLSTEALGVADLHSLESGITVDYEAIAAEAIAEREPGTYDVVTCMEMLEHVPSPAGVVAACATLVKPGGWVFFSTLNRNLKSYLFAVIGAEYIAQMLPKGTHDYARFIRPSELAGFVRGTDLHIVEIKGITYHPIGKRFALSNDTDINYLVACRRGA
- the ompA gene encoding outer membrane protein OmpA; this translates as MNKLSKLAFIAATAVMAASASAQSVPASRQAVNDNWVNGTGEWVWMNGTNELCWRDAFWTPATANAKCDGALVAQAPQPPVAPVAPAPAITSQKITYQADALFDFDKATLKPAGKQKLDELGSKIQGMNTEVVVATGYTDRIGSDKYNDRLSLRRAQAVKSYLVSKGVPANKIYTEGKGKRNPVTTGCNQKNRKQLISCLAPDRRVEVEVVGTQEVQKTTVPAQ
- a CDS encoding DUF4148 domain-containing protein → MKSLVQAVVVAAALVAPVVSFAQSGSALTRAQVRAELVQLQQAGYNTARGEDPHYPESIQAATARVAEQQRSAFAQAQGVDASGYGAQAQGASASGSRAIGVRPASAEEMKSLYRGS
- the gph gene encoding phosphoglycolate phosphatase (PGP is an essential enzyme in the glycolate salvage pathway in higher organisms (photorespiration in plants). Phosphoglycolate results from the oxidase activity of RubisCO in the Calvin cycle when concentrations of carbon dioxide are low relative to oxygen. This enzyme is a member of the Haloacid Dehalogenase (HAD) superfamily of aspartate-nucleophile hydrolase enzymes (PF00702).); translated protein: MTTPLPTDRAALDEPRLLHCDAVLFDLDGTLADTAPDLAAAVNKMQRVRDLPETSLDVLRPLASAGARGLLGGAFGIDPHTPGYEAMRDEFLTNYATDLCVHTTLFPGIGDVLDELDARGVRWGIVTNKAMRLTAPLVELLGLAPRAACIVGGDTTPHPKPHPAPLLHAAERLTLAPERIVYVGDDLRDIQAGSAAGMATIAAAYGYCGDGAAPADWQAQHLVGTTQQLRELLRDVGL